The region TCATTCCCGATCACTTTGCTCCGCAGAAGGATATCAAGGCAGCCGAGCAGTGCAGGATGCTCAGGGAGTTTTCAAAAGAACATAATCTCAGCCTCTACTTTGAAGTGGGAAGAATGGGAATCGAGCATGCCCTTCTTCCTGAGGAGGGACTTGTTGTACCCGGGGATCTCGTCATCGGAGCTGACAGCCATACATGCACATATGGCGCACTTGGCGCATTTTCAACCGGTGTGGGTTCAACCGATGTTGCCGCTGCAATGGCGACAGGGGAATGCTGGTTCAGGGTACCGGAATCCATGAAATTCATTTACTACGGAAACCCCGCCAGATGGGTTGGCGGCAAGGACCTGATTCTGCATACCATCGGAGAGATCGGAGTTGACGGATCCCTTTACATGTCGATGGAATTTGCAGGGGAGGCAATCCGAAATCTCCCGATGCACGGAAGGCTCACCATGTGCAACATGGCGATAGAAGCCGGCGGGAAAAACGGCATTATCGTACCCGACAGGATTACAAAGACATACGAAAAAAACAGGGCAAAAAGGACTCCCGTTTTCTATAAATCAGACAAAAATGCCGTGTATGCCGAAGTCCGTGAATATGACTGTGCAAAAATACCCCTCACAGTAGCATGCCCCCATCTTCCTTCGAACACCCGGCCCGCTGCCGAACTATTCGAGGTGTATATTGATCAGGTAGTAATCGGTTCCTGTACCAACGGAAGGCTTGAGGATCTGAGAGAAGCCGCCGCGATCCTTAAGGGAAGAAAGGTCAATCCGAATGTCAGGATGATCGTGATACCTGCAACGCAGAGGATATACAAGCAGGCGATGAAGGAGAAGCTGCTCGACGTATTTATCGATGCCGAGGCAGTCGTTTCTACCCCGACCTGCGGGCCGTGTCTTGGCGGACATATGGGGATACTCGCAAAGGGTGAAACAGCCTTAGCGACCACGAACAGGAATTTTGTCGGCAGGATGGGTCATCCGGAGAGTGAGGTCTATCTTTCCAACCCGGCCGTTGCAGCCGCATCAGCGGTGCTGGGAAGGATAGGAACGCCGGAGGAATTGGGATTATAAACTTCAGATCATCTGTTTTTGCGGTACCGAATGAGAGTCACACGAAAGGCGAACACCTATGTCACCTGAGGAAAAGCTGAGGGAATTGGGGATAGTGCTCCCCGAAACACCTGCACCGCTCGGTTCATATGTTCCGGTTGTACAAGCAGGGAGTCTTATATTTCTCAGCGGTATTCTTCCCTTAAGAAACGGAAGGCTCACGAGAACAGGGAGAGTGGGTGAATCTGTCTCAAAGGACGATGCAGGCGACGACGCAAAAACAGCAGTCGTGAATGCGCTTTCGGTCCTGAAGGCAAATCTTGGAACGCTCAGCAGAGTCAAGAGATGCGTGAAGCTCACCGGCTACGTTGCATCATCACCCGATTTCACCGAACAGCCGATGGTGCTGAATGCCGCGTCAGAACTCCTGTACGAAATCTTTGGTGAAGCCGGAAGGCATGCACGCGCAGCTGTAGGCGTGAATGTACTTCCTCTCAATTCTCCGGTAGAGATAGAATTTATCTTCGAAGTAGGCCAGGAATCTTCATAGCAGACTTATCGGGCTGCTGCCTGAAAGGACCTCAGCGTTCTCCTTCGACAATACACTCAGAAACGCTTCGACTACATCGGCGTCAAACTGCGTATTCATGCATCTCTTTAACTCGGATATCGCATATTCAGGTGTGCCACCGGCCCTGTACGGCCGGTCGGATACCATGGAGTCAAATGCATCGGCAACGCAGAGTATCCTCGCAAGTACAGGAATTTCATCTGCCTTCAGCCCGTCAGGATATCCCTCCCCGTCTACTCTTTCATGGTGATGCCGTATGACCGGCAGAAGATGCTGCAACTGCTTTATCGGCGCCAGTATCTCTTCACCCTTGATCGGATGGAGATTAATCAGTCTTGATTCTTCATCAGAGAGCACATTGGGGTTATCGAGGATAATATCATAGGTGCCTATTTTCCCTATGTCATGAAAAAGCCCGGCTACCCTGAGCATCTCAATGTCCTCCTTTTCGAGAGACATTTCTTCCGCAATGGCAACTGCATACTTCGTAACACGCTCGGAATGGCCTTTTGTCCAGGGACTTTTTGCGTCGATTGCATTCACGAATGAATGGATAAGACCTTCATAGAGCCCTTTCAGTTCACGGTAGGAAAAATCAACCTCCTTGAGCATATTGAAAAACGCATCACGGCTTTCGGTGAGTTTTTTCTGTTTATCTCTAATCTCCGAGATGTCCACAATTGCAAGTACAAATGACCTTGTCAGGCCTTCGTCGTCAGGAAGAGGAGTGAGGTAAAGAAGGAAATGCTTATTCAACCTCTCTTCGCAATATTCAAAGGCATCCAGTGTGAAGCTTTTCTCCTGCCGGATATTATCGAAGATGTCCTTTAACTGTTCGCTTTTTATTATTTCATAAGATTTGCCGCTTTTTATTTCTTCGGGCAGAATATTGAAGTGAAGGAAAAAGTATTTATTCGCCCTTCTGATACCGAACGCATCATCAAGCAACAGCACACCATAAGGCATGGAATCAAACGTTACCCTCCATTCATTCAGTGCCTGTTCGAGCATCTTTCTGTATTTTACACGGGCACTGATGTCCCGTATGATGCTTCTGCTTTGCATGAAATTCCCTTTCTTGTCACAGACAGCGGTCGCGCTTTGAAGCACAGGAATATACGACCCGTCTTTCTTCCTTAGATCCAGTTCCAGGTTTTCGATAGTGCCCTTCTCCAGAAATTCCGAATACCTGTCACTGAATCTTCTCCATCCCTCCTCACTGAGAATGTCGCGCAAATTCATCTTTTTTTCCACTTCAGACCTGCTGTAACCGAGCATGTTCAGCCAGGTGTCATTCACCTCAATAATCAGTCCGCCTGAATCGGTAAAATAATAGCCAGCAGGCGCTTTCTGATAGAAGTCGAGATATTTTCTCTCGCTGTCCTCAAGCTTCTGTTCAGCATCCTTTCTTTGGGTGACGTCTTGCAGATTGCAATGGATATAGACCGGTTTGCCATTGATGAATTTGCAGCGGGAACTGACCTCAACAACGATTTTCTTCGCACTTCTGGTTACAAGCTCGGTCTCGAACTTGGGAAGTTTTTTGCCGGACAGAAGCTGTCCGAAAATATCCCTGCAATGCACGAGACTGTCAGGATGAATGATATCACGCATCGAAAGGTGATTGATTTCTCTCCGCTGATACCCAAGCGCGTAAAGCCATGCTTTGTTCACATAGAGAAACCTGCCGTCAGGCGTCAGCACATGTATGAGGTCATTTGCATTTTCCACAAGGTCCCTGAACATTTCCCTGGTGCTTTTTTTGACGTTCTCCTTCTGGTTTCGCAATGATTCCCTCGTAGCAAATTCGGTGTTGCTGAGGCGCAGTTCCAGTATTTCCTGTATGAGCTGTTGTTTTGTCTTGCGTTCGTCCTTCACGAGTATCTCTGCATCGCATTCAGTATCAATCTGTAACTGATGCGAACGATTATAAGGTTTTTTATCATTTTATCAAATTAACTGTAAAAAATAACAGAAACGTTTTCTTCAATTACATTATTGCCTGTATTTTTCAAGCTCCTGCATCAGTTTTTCCATCTCCTTCTTCAGCTGTATCATCCGGGATTCCCTTCCGACCGCAATATTATAGAACTCCTCGAGCTCTTTCAGCCGCTTCTTCAGTTCCTGGTCGCTTTTTTTCAAAAGCTCCTCATAGTGTTTCCGATCTGTAATATCAAGCGCGGTAAAGGTAACACCGCGCGACAGATCTGCAGGATCAATCGGAGATGAACTGAGGAGTACATCAATAACTGTTCCGTCTTTCCGCTTCCACCGCGTTTCGACCGTTCCCGTACCTCGCTCCCTGATCTGTGCATATTTTGTCTTTCCCACATATTCGTAATCTTCTTCGGTCGGATAAAGAATTCGGGCATTCTGCCCTATAAGCTCGTCGCTCGAAAATCCCGTTATTTCACAGAGGCGGTCATTTACCTGCAGTAACCTGCGGTCAGCAGATACCAGGCCAATACCGATGGGTGCTGCCCTGAAAATGCTCCTCAGTCTTGCTTCGCTTTCCTGAAGGGACTCCTCTTTCTGCCTGCTTTCTGCACAGGCCTTTTCAAGTTCCCGCACTTTCTCTTCAAGCTTTGTCGCAACTATCCGCGCGTACTGCCTGAGAAATTCCTCATCCTTTTCTATCAGCTTCGCGGTAATGATCTTTGTCTGCCCGATCTCATCGATAATAATCCTCAGCTCTTCAATGAATTCCTTCGGCTCCTTCGGCTTGATAATAAATGCTTCTGCGCCGAGAGATGTGGCAAGCTCTGCCTCCCGGTAGCCGGTATACAGTGCTGAATAGAAGACAAATGGGATCCCTCGTAATTTCTCATCATGCTTTATACTTCTCAGGAACTGAAATCCGTCCATCCTGGGCATGTTTGCATCAGAAATAATCAGGTCCGGCTTCTGATGTGATGCCATTTTGAGCCCCTCGATTCCGTCAGATGCCTCTGCTGTCTCAAACCCGCTCTGCTCGAGAAGATATTTCAACAACAGTCTGTCAGTCGCATTATCATCAACAATCAATATTTTCATATATATCCCTCTTTTACATCCGTCTTTATCCTAGATTTTATCGGTATCCTTATGTTTTTTCCACAAATAATTGTCCTGCATCAGATATACTATCTGCTAAATCACTGAGAAGATATTTTATCATCATGAATCATGATTCTGTCATTCCAAGAGTCACCCACAGGGACCCGGACGGTTATGACTTCACAAGAAATGCTCTGAAAAATATTTTCCGGAATCAAATGCATCAATTTCAAAAGGTCATCGGTCTTGCACACCAAATCAGGAACGGCCTCGACGGCATAAGCCCTTTCATACAGCAGGCTACACAGGCCGTATGTCCCCGCTGCAGTGATGTCTGCTGTATCGCAAAACACGGTTATCACAACCACGAGGATCACGTATATCTCTATGCACTCGGCCTGAGTCCTCCACTTCATGAGTTTTGGAGGGATGACCTCGAACCGTGCCAATATCTTTCGGAAAACGGCTGTTCGATGGATCGTTCTGTCCGGCCTTCAGGGTGCAACTGGTATTTCTGTGAACCCCTCTTTGACTATATGGAACTTCAGCCTGATTACCGGAAATTCGATGATTCATTCCATGAAATAGCAGGTCTCTGGCTGGCGATGACAGAGGAATTTTCTCTTGTTGCTTCCCGAATGCCAGAATAATTTTCATTCCCGCCATATGCACTGCATTCGCCAGATTCGGCATCATCACGTTACTGACTCCTGTCCGGAAATTAGATTTGGGAGATTCAATAGTGTAAAATTACAATTATGGCAAAACCTGTAGTAGTGATAGTCGGCAGACCGAATGTCGGCAAATCGACCCTGTTCAACAGGATGACAGGGTCGCATTCCGCGATTGTCGAGGATATTTCCGGAGTCACCAGGGACAGGAACTGTCTGGATGCGGAATGGGAAGGGAAACGATTTGCAGTTGTGGATACCGGCGGATTTTACCCGGATACCGATGATGATATCTTCCTCCAGATCAGGGAACAGGCACTGTTCGCCATCGATGAAGGAGATGTGATTGTCCATCTCCTTGACGGCAAAGACGGGCTTACCCCGTCTGATATGGAACTTGCCCGCGTTCTCAGGTCATCGGGCAAGCAGGTTATCTGGGCAGTAAACAAGATTGACGGTCCTACCCGTGAAGACAGACTGTACGATTTTTACAGAATAGGCGCAGAAGATATATCCCCGGTTTCTGCCGAAACAGGGTTTGCTTTTGATGATTTCATGGACAAACTGGCAGGGTTTTTGCCTGTGCATACTGAGGAAAGGATTGATTATCCGAGAATTGCGGTAGTCGGCAGACCGAATGTCGGCAAGTCGACCTTCATAAATACCCTTCTGGGCAAGAGAAGGATGATTGTAAGCCCTGTTCCGGGTACTACCAGGGATTCGGTCGACAGCGTATGTACATATTACGGCAGGAAATATCTCCTGATAGATACCGCCGGGATGAAAAAAAGTGACAGGTCAGGATACTCGCTGGACAGGTTTGCCATGGTGAGGGCGATCAGAAGCATCGAGAGATGCGATGTGTCCCTAATCGTCATTGATGCAAGCAAAGGTATTGTGGAGCAGGACCAGAGAATAGCGGGGATCGTGGAAGAATACGGGAAAGGAGCGGTGTTTCTCCTGAATAAATGGGACATCATCGCTGACACTGATGCCACCTTCAAGAAACTGGGAAAGGAATTACACAGGCGGATGTGGTTCATGCAGTATGCACCTCTCCTGACGGTATCAGCCCTCGAGAAAAAGCGTGTGACAAAGGTCTTCCCGATCATTGACCGCATACTACGGGAAAGGAAAAAAAGGATACCAACTTCGGATATCAACAGGTCATTCAGGGATATCGCGTCAGGCATTCCTTTACCCACCTATAAGGGAAAGCAGGTTAAATTATTTTACATAACACAGGTGAAGACAGAGCCACCTTCTTTCACACTTTTTACCAATTATCCTTCTGCCATTAAAGAAACCTATGTGCGCCATATAGAAAAAATCCTGCGGAGAAGTTACTCCTTTGAGGGAACCCCAATCAGAATATATGTCAGGGGGCGCGAAAAAACCAGGGAAAGATGAACTATCTGAAAATCATCACAAGGAGTTTTTCGGATTTCTTCAGGGACGACGGAATAACTCTTGCTGCAGCGCTGTCGTATTTTTCGATCATGGCCTCAGTGCCGCTCTGCCTCTTTCTTATCGCAGTATTCGGCCACATCCTCGGTCAGTACCCGGAATTCTATCAATTTTTTTCCGCGCGGCTGATCAATTTTTTCCCTGCCATCACAGAGGGTATTACCAACGAACTGGGAAAGCTGATAACCTTCAGGGGAATCGGCACGCTCAGTATTTTACTCTACGGTTTCTTTTCCCTTCAGGTCTTCACTTCTATCGATAACGCCCTGAATATCATATTCAAGGTCAAGAAGAAGAGGGCCTTTTTTCTGTCAGTCCTGATGTCAGCGAGCATTGTTACATTTCTGATAATAATGCTCCTCGTTTCCTTTGCGGCGACTTCACTCATCCCGCTTCTGCAAACAATGAAGCATTTTTTCCCTGAATTGCGCATCGGACTGCTGACAGCCGTGCTGATACGGTACGTCATTCCTTTTTTTATGGTTTTTTTCTCGATCGCGGTCATGTATGTCCTTTTTCCGAAAACAAAGGTCAGGATGTCGCATGCATTCACCGGCGCTCTTTTTGCAACGGTGTTCCTTGAAATTGCAAAACATGTCTTCACCTGGTATGTCGGCACTGTTGCCGAGTTCGGAACCATTTACGGACCTCTGACCGCTTTCGTGGTCTTCCTGCTCTGGGCCTTTTATTCCGCATGCATTTTCCTGATCGGAGCCGAGATGGTGCACATACTGGGGCTGGAAAAGGAAAAGATATAGGCATTCCCTCTCCTCCCTCTCATATGACCCGCTTTTGCGCTGCTGCCTCTGTTTCCCATTGTTTCGGATAATACCCAAAACGTGTATAATATGACCTATGAAGCTCGGGGAAGCCTTAGTCAAGGAAGCGCTGATTACGAGACAGCAGCTTGATCAGGCACTGAAACGTCAGGTTCAATTCGGGGGGAGAATCGGTTCAAACCTTGTTGAACTGCGGTTCATCGAAGAAGACGAGCTTTCCGGATTCCTGAGCAGATTTTTCAAAATCCCCGCGGTCTCCCCTGAAATGCTTGCCTCAATTCCCGAAGAAGTCCAGAACTCGCTCGACAGGGAAACCATCGATAAGTACAAGATACTGCCGTTCAGGAAGGAACGGAACAGACTGCACACCGCCATGCTGAACCCGAAGGATATAAAAGAGATTGATGAACTCCGCTTTGTCACCGGCTTTGATATCATCCCGTATGTCATCACCGAACTCAGGCTCGTCTATGCACTCGAAAAATTCTACGGAATCAAGCGTGACGTCAGGTACATCAGCCTGAAGGACCGTTTCGACCCCGAAGCAAAAGTTGAGGACAGTTCCGTCAATAAGATAAAGGCGGCCTTTCTGGAGGTAAAGGAAACTGAAGACATTGCCGGGGTGCTCATCAACGAGACTTACAAGATAGCAACGAGAGTGGCACTTTTTACGGTGAAGGGAGGGAATATCTCTGGCTGGAAAGCACGCGGACTTTCAGTAGAGGGGTTTGAAATATCCGTGAAAGACTCGCCCCTCTTTTCAGAAGTGCTCAGAAGCAAAAGCAACTACCGCGGGCCTGTGCTGAATATAAAGGGAAATGAATCATTCACAAAAATGCTTTTGGGAACTCCCCAGGATGTACTGATCTTGCCTATCACTATCAGAGAAAGGACTGTTGCCCTCCTGTATGCCGACAACGGCAATGCATCCGTATTGAATGCAAATGTCGGGTTCCTCTCGATGCTCGCCTCAATGGCCGCGATCGCATTTGAGATCCTTATCCTGAAAAAGAGGATTCTGGACCTGAATTTCCCGATATGAACGTGTATCATGCGGAAACGCAGATCACAGTGCGCTCTCTCCTCTTTCTTCAGTCCTGATCCTTACCACATCAACAAGATCATAGATGAAGATTTTCCCGTCACCGATCTCTCCGGTATGGGCTGCTTTCTGTATGATGGCAACTATCTCTTCCAGCCTTTCATCAGCAACGGCAACCTCGACCTTCAGCTTCGGGATAAACCTGACCTCATAACTGGTCCCCCGGTAAATCTCCACATGTCCTTTTTGCCTGCCAAAGCCCTTCACTTCGGTTATCGTCATACCCTGAATCCCGGCATGTGACAGGGCGTCCTTCACGTGATCAAGCTTAAAATGCTTGATTACGGCTGCGACCATTTTCATTGTCCAACCTCCGAAATATCCTCTGTGTCTTCGGTCAATAACATTCGCTCATGCTGTTAAGGCATGCAATGCACGCTGCCTGTAGACTGCGGCTGAAGCGGATGTCCCGAATGCAGCACTCTTTCTTCTGCTGATTGTTACGTTATAATATCAGATTATCCGATGAATATATACAGCCTGATTAAAGATGCATCCCTTGCGACTCCTGATCCGGAGAGATCGGAAAAGAATCTTTTCAGGATCCTTCGGGAATTTCCGGAACTGATCGCAGCGCATGAAGCAGAAATCGGCCGCATTGCGGTATTGTGTGCCTACAGCCAGTTTCTTGCCGATTACTGCGTAAAAAACCCGGCATCGCTCTCACATGCGCTGACATATTCCGGAGGGCCGAGAAAAAAGGAGGAAATCCTGGAGGAAGCCCGCAGTCAATATGCGTCGTTTGCACATGAAGAAAACCCTGCGCTCTATAAACAGCGCGCAATCGCGCTCCTCCGTAATGTGAAAAAGGAAAACCTCCTCCTTATCACATTGCGGGATGTATCGGGCATTACACACCTGAATGAATATATGGCAGGACTTACCAGCCTTGCTGATGCGATTATTGAGCTTGCGCTTGATATTGCATTCACAATGATGAGGAGAAGATCCGGCCTGCTTCGGGACAATGCCTTTTCCCTTATCGGTATGGGGAAACTCGGCGCCGGTGAACTGAATTACAGTTCTGATATCGATATCATTACCGTTTTCCGTTCAGACAGCGGCAGTTCCACCGGGACGCTGAATCCTTTCGGAATACGGCAAAACACTATCTCTTCTCATGAATACTATTGTACGCTCATCGAAATACTCACAACCCTTCTTCAGCTGCCGACCGAAGACGGTATAGCCTACCGGGTGGACCTCAGGCTGAGGCCGAACGGCCAGAAAGGTTCTTTATCCCTTTCGCTGAATACATACCGTGCCTATTATGAAGCATGGGGCAAGACATGGGAGAGAATGGCCCTTATCCGCGCCAGACACGTAGCAGGAGATCATTCATTGAGCGGGGAATTCCTGTCTGCAATCGAGCCGTTTGTCTGGAAAAAATCGACTGATTACAGTGATATCGAAGAGGTGAAGGAACTCAAGAAAAGGATTGATGCCGCATATGGCATGAGCGATATAAAACGGGGCTA is a window of Nitrospirota bacterium DNA encoding:
- a CDS encoding PAS domain S-box protein, which encodes MKILIVDDNATDRLLLKYLLEQSGFETAEASDGIEGLKMASHQKPDLIISDANMPRMDGFQFLRSIKHDEKLRGIPFVFYSALYTGYREAELATSLGAEAFIIKPKEPKEFIEELRIIIDEIGQTKIITAKLIEKDEEFLRQYARIVATKLEEKVRELEKACAESRQKEESLQESEARLRSIFRAAPIGIGLVSADRRLLQVNDRLCEITGFSSDELIGQNARILYPTEEDYEYVGKTKYAQIRERGTGTVETRWKRKDGTVIDVLLSSSPIDPADLSRGVTFTALDITDRKHYEELLKKSDQELKKRLKELEEFYNIAVGRESRMIQLKKEMEKLMQELEKYRQ
- the der gene encoding ribosome biogenesis GTPase Der; the encoded protein is MAKPVVVIVGRPNVGKSTLFNRMTGSHSAIVEDISGVTRDRNCLDAEWEGKRFAVVDTGGFYPDTDDDIFLQIREQALFAIDEGDVIVHLLDGKDGLTPSDMELARVLRSSGKQVIWAVNKIDGPTREDRLYDFYRIGAEDISPVSAETGFAFDDFMDKLAGFLPVHTEERIDYPRIAVVGRPNVGKSTFINTLLGKRRMIVSPVPGTTRDSVDSVCTYYGRKYLLIDTAGMKKSDRSGYSLDRFAMVRAIRSIERCDVSLIVIDASKGIVEQDQRIAGIVEEYGKGAVFLLNKWDIIADTDATFKKLGKELHRRMWFMQYAPLLTVSALEKKRVTKVFPIIDRILRERKKRIPTSDINRSFRDIASGIPLPTYKGKQVKLFYITQVKTEPPSFTLFTNYPSAIKETYVRHIEKILRRSYSFEGTPIRIYVRGREKTRER
- a CDS encoding RidA family protein yields the protein MSPEEKLRELGIVLPETPAPLGSYVPVVQAGSLIFLSGILPLRNGRLTRTGRVGESVSKDDAGDDAKTAVVNALSVLKANLGTLSRVKRCVKLTGYVASSPDFTEQPMVLNAASELLYEIFGEAGRHARAAVGVNVLPLNSPVEIEFIFEVGQESS
- a CDS encoding YihY/virulence factor BrkB family protein produces the protein MNYLKIITRSFSDFFRDDGITLAAALSYFSIMASVPLCLFLIAVFGHILGQYPEFYQFFSARLINFFPAITEGITNELGKLITFRGIGTLSILLYGFFSLQVFTSIDNALNIIFKVKKKRAFFLSVLMSASIVTFLIIMLLVSFAATSLIPLLQTMKHFFPELRIGLLTAVLIRYVIPFFMVFFSIAVMYVLFPKTKVRMSHAFTGALFATVFLEIAKHVFTWYVGTVAEFGTIYGPLTAFVVFLLWAFYSACIFLIGAEMVHILGLEKEKI
- the leuC gene encoding 3-isopropylmalate dehydratase large subunit; amino-acid sequence: MTITEKILAAHSGRKKVSPGELINAKVDLILANDITAPISISEFRKIGAEQVFDKDRIALIPDHFAPQKDIKAAEQCRMLREFSKEHNLSLYFEVGRMGIEHALLPEEGLVVPGDLVIGADSHTCTYGALGAFSTGVGSTDVAAAMATGECWFRVPESMKFIYYGNPARWVGGKDLILHTIGEIGVDGSLYMSMEFAGEAIRNLPMHGRLTMCNMAIEAGGKNGIIVPDRITKTYEKNRAKRTPVFYKSDKNAVYAEVREYDCAKIPLTVACPHLPSNTRPAAELFEVYIDQVVIGSCTNGRLEDLREAAAILKGRKVNPNVRMIVIPATQRIYKQAMKEKLLDVFIDAEAVVSTPTCGPCLGGHMGILAKGETALATTNRNFVGRMGHPESEVYLSNPAVAAASAVLGRIGTPEELGL
- a CDS encoding PAS domain S-box protein, yielding MKDERKTKQQLIQEILELRLSNTEFATRESLRNQKENVKKSTREMFRDLVENANDLIHVLTPDGRFLYVNKAWLYALGYQRREINHLSMRDIIHPDSLVHCRDIFGQLLSGKKLPKFETELVTRSAKKIVVEVSSRCKFINGKPVYIHCNLQDVTQRKDAEQKLEDSERKYLDFYQKAPAGYYFTDSGGLIIEVNDTWLNMLGYSRSEVEKKMNLRDILSEEGWRRFSDRYSEFLEKGTIENLELDLRKKDGSYIPVLQSATAVCDKKGNFMQSRSIIRDISARVKYRKMLEQALNEWRVTFDSMPYGVLLLDDAFGIRRANKYFFLHFNILPEEIKSGKSYEIIKSEQLKDIFDNIRQEKSFTLDAFEYCEERLNKHFLLYLTPLPDDEGLTRSFVLAIVDISEIRDKQKKLTESRDAFFNMLKEVDFSYRELKGLYEGLIHSFVNAIDAKSPWTKGHSERVTKYAVAIAEEMSLEKEDIEMLRVAGLFHDIGKIGTYDIILDNPNVLSDEESRLINLHPIKGEEILAPIKQLQHLLPVIRHHHERVDGEGYPDGLKADEIPVLARILCVADAFDSMVSDRPYRAGGTPEYAISELKRCMNTQFDADVVEAFLSVLSKENAEVLSGSSPISLL
- a CDS encoding P-II family nitrogen regulator; this encodes MKMVAAVIKHFKLDHVKDALSHAGIQGMTITEVKGFGRQKGHVEIYRGTSYEVRFIPKLKVEVAVADERLEEIVAIIQKAAHTGEIGDGKIFIYDLVDVVRIRTEERGESAL